In one window of Gossypium arboreum isolate Shixiya-1 chromosome 4, ASM2569848v2, whole genome shotgun sequence DNA:
- the LOC108460893 gene encoding 60S ribosomal protein L6: MAAKRKTPVKTRNPDLIRGVGKYSRSKMYHKRGLWAIKAKHGGVFPRHDPKPKAPVAPEKAPKFYPAEDVKKPLLNKRKPKPTKLRASITPGTVLILLAGRFMGKRVVFLKQLTSGLLLVTGPFKINGVPLRRVNQSYVIATSTKVDISGVNVEKYDDKYFAKEVEKKKKGGGEFFEAEKEDKKTLPDEKKENQKAVDASLIKSIEGVADLKAYLAARFSLKSGMKPHELVF; this comes from the exons ATGGCAGCAAAAAGGAAGACCCCTGTTAAGACCCGAAACCCAGATCTTATACGTGGCGTAGGCAAGTATTCCAGGTCTAAGATGTACCACAAGCGCGGCCTTTGGGCTATCAAGGCCAAACACGGTGGCGTCTTCCCTCGCCATGACCCCAAGCCTAAAGCACCCGTCGCCCCCGAGAAGGCTCCCAAATTTTACCCTGCTGAAGACGTCAAGAAGCCGCTACTTAATAAGCGCAAGCCTAAACCCACCAAGCTCAG AGCAAGCATTACTCCAGGGACGGTCTTGATTTTGTTGGCTGGAAGATTTATGGGGAAGAGAGTTGTTTTCTTGAAGCAACTTACTTCTGGGCTTCTTTTGGTTACTG GACCATTCAAGATTAATGGTGTTCCTTTACGGCGTGTGAACCAATCCTATGTCATTGCTACTTCCACCAAGGTTGATATCTCAGGAGTTAATGTAGAGAAGTATGATGACAAGTACTTTGCCAAGGAagtagaaaaaaagaagaagggtgGAGGAGAGTTTTTCGAAGCTGAAAAAGAG GATAAGAAGACATTGCCAGATGAGAAGAAAGAGAACCAGAAAGCTGTTGATGCATCTTTGATAAAATCAATTGAGGGAGTCGCAGACTTGAAGGCGTACCTTGCTGCAAGATTTTCTCTAAAGTCGGGCATGAAACCTCATGAGCTTGTTTTCTAG